In Kaistella sp. 97-N-M2, the sequence GCGCTATTATTCAGGAGAAAAAAGGTTTTCTCTATTTAGGAGCCCTGAGTTTGGGCGCTCCCGCCTGGAAATCGAAACAGCTGTCCGAAGGAGACAAAATTTTAAAGGTAAAATCGAAACCCGGCGAAGACGCAGTGAATGTGGTGGGAATGCTGTCTGACGAAGCTGTACGTCTAATTCGCGGTGAGAAAGGAACAAAAGTTACCCTGACCGTGGAGAAAAAAGATAAAACCATCAAGGAAGTGACCATGGTGCGGGAAGAAGTTGCTATTGAAGACACTTTCGCGCGAAGCATCATCGTAAATTCTGCTGACGGCAAAAAATATGGACTGATCAACCTTCCAAGTTTTAACGCCGATTTTGCTGATGCTAAAGGCAGAAACGCGTCAGATGATGTTAAAAATGAAATCATCAAGCTGAAAACCCAAAACGTAGAAGGAATTATTCTTGATCTTCGAAATAATGGCGGCGGAAGTTTAACGGAAGTCGGTGATATTATGGGACTTTTTATGAACGCAGGTCCTTACGTTCAGGTTAAAGATGGCAACGGAAAAATCCAGACACTGAAAAATAAGACGAACGCACCGCTTTGGACTGGTCCGGTTGTTATCATGCAGAATGAACTTTCTGCGTCGGCCTCGGAGATTTTAGCCGGTGCCATGCAGGATTACGGCAGAGCGGTGATCATCGGTTCGCCGCAGTCTTTCGGGAAAGGAACGGTGCAGACTTTTGTCGATCTGAACCGGTTTTTAAATACGAACGACGATTTCGGGTCTTTAAAGTTAACCATTCAAAAATTCTACAGAATCACGGGCGAATCTACACAGCGAAAAGGAATTGAATCCGACATTAAAATGAAAGACTTCTTTACCTATGCGGAAATCGGTGAAAGATATGATGATTACGCTTTGGCCTGGGATAAAATTCCGGCCGTTGCCTTTCAGCCGGTGAATTATTTTTCCGTTCAGGCGTTACAGAAAGGCATCGAAAGCCGCCTCGCGAATAACAAAAACTACCAATTAATGCAGGAATCTGCGGAATGGAAAGAAAACCTGGATAAAGAGGAAACGATTTCTTTAAATCAAGAGAAATTCAACGAAGTAATGAAAGCCAGAAAAGCACAGATTGAAAAATTCAAAGCCCTGGAGAAATTCAACAACGGTTTGAAATTTACCTTAAATACGGATGAGGTTGCGCGCGAAAAAAACGACGAAGCCTTCACCAAGAAAACACAGAACTGGACGAAAAATCTACAGCGCGATCTTTACCTGCAGGAAGCGGTAACGGTAGCAGCGGAGATGAAATAGCCGGCTCACATACTAAAAAACCATCGGATTTTCCGGTGGTTTTTTTGTTTTCTACAGTTCGGTAAGTAAAATCTACGGTTCGGTCGGAATTTGTTGAAAACCGACAGCAGGCAACATATCTTTACACCATCAAATAACAACAATAAACTTACTACGATGGAAACGTACAATTTTACCCAGGAAGAAAAATACGCAGCGGCTCAAAAAAGAGTAAAATACATCAAAGGATTTTATGTTCACGCGACCATTTATTTGGCGGTGAACTTAATCATCATCGCCGGAAACTCCATCGACAATGCAGATTCCTTATTAATGCTTAACCCTTACATGACGGCGGTTTTCTGGGGAATCGGACTTTTCGCACACGGACTTTCTGTGTTTGGAAAAAACCTTTTGTTTGGTCCGGACTGGGAAGAAAAAGAAATTCAGAAAATCCTGCGCAAGTAGTTTTAATTTTCCCTAATATTATTTAAATTTTCAAAAATGGATTTTAAAGATTTCCGAAAAAGACTGCCGACAATGCTGGGGATTTCCTTTGCAACCGGTGTTTTCTTCTTTACTTTTTTTACGGAAGATCAAAGTTTTAAAAATCTTTTAATCAGTTTTGCCGTCTCCTTTTTGTATTCTTTTGTTTTCGTTTTTGGAAATTATTATACGAACGGTTACTTGAATTCCAAATATTCCTGGATCGACGATACGAGAACGCGGATGATTTTAGGCGTGGTGGCGACGCTTTTTGTGAATGTATTTTTGGTTTTTGTCTGCAATTACATCAATTTTATTGTGCTGCAAAAAAACGATCCTGCGCAGTTTTTTAGCGGATCCATGGGCTTTGTCAACTGGCTGATCATCAATGTTGCCCTTTTGATCTCAGCCATTATGCACGCTAAAGGTTTTGTTGAGGAATGGAAAAAGGCCACCAATAGGGAAGTCGTTGAACAGAAACTTATCGCGAAGTCGGCGAACGCGCAGTTTGAAAGTTTAAAAAATCAGCTCGATCCGCACTTTCTTTTTAATTCTTTGAATGTGTTGAGTTCTTTAATCGACGAAAATCCCACGCAGGCACAACGTTTCACGGCTTCCATGTCGAAGATTTACCGCTACGTGCTGGAACAGAAAGACAAGGAACTCGTCACCGTAGAAGAAGAGATCGAATTTGCAAAAATCTACTGTGACCTTTTAAAAACGCGTTTCGAAGACAGCGTCAGTTTTGAATTTAAAGTGAATGAAAGCGATCTTAAATTCTTCGTGGTGCCTTTGGCGCTGCAGCTCTTGCTGGAAAACTGCATCAAACATAATTTTGCTACGTCCAGCAAACCGCTGAACATTAAAATTTATTCGGAGAACGGGTATCTTTTTATTGAAAATAATCTGCAGCACCGCGAACAGGTAAAAGAAAGCGCCGGGATCGGCCTTTCCAACATCGTTCAGCGGTATTCGATCTTAACCAAACAAAATGTTTTCATCGAGAAATCCAGCGATTTTTTCCGCGTGAAAATACCCATATTAACCCAAAAAACAAGTGCAATGACCACACAACCTTCCCAAGAATCGGTGGCCTATCAAAGAGCCTCCAAAAGAGTGAAAGAACTGAAAGGTTTCTACGGAAATCTAACTTCCTACTGCCTCGTCATTCCGTTTTTAATCTTCGTCAACCTCTGGACCGCGCCGCAATATCACTGGTTTTGGTGGCCGATCCTGGGGTGGGGAATCGGTTTGGCTTCGCATGCCTTACAGGTTTTCGGCATCGGCAGAAACTGGGAAGAAAAACAAATCCGGAAAATTTTAGACAAAGAAAATTCAAAACCCTGAACGCATGGAAAATTTAACGCAACACGAAATCGATTATGCGCTCGCGAAAGAAAGCGTTGCACAACGGCGAAAATTCTATATCAGTCTGGCCATTTTTTGTTCTCGTCGTTTGCTTTTACGTACTGAGAAGGTTTTTTAAAACTGGGGAATTTCCCTTTTTAGACCAAAATCATTTTTCAGTCGTTTTTTGGATCTGGGGAATTATTTTGGCAGTGAAAGCGGTGAAAATATTCTTTTTCAATTCCACCTGGGAACGCAAAATGTTGAACAGAGAACTTAATCAAACGAACCATGGAAAATTTTAACGAAAACGACCTTAAATACCTCAAAGCGAAGGAACGTGTAAAAAAGATCAAAGGTTTTTACATTCACGCCACCGTTTTTGTGATGGTGAATTTATTTATCATCGCCGGAAACGTGCAGTCAGGCGAAACCCTGTCGAATATGGACAATTACTGGACGGCGATTTTCTGGGGCGCCGGTCTTCTTGTGCACGCCGCAACCGTTTTTCTGCCCGATGCTTATCTCGGCAAAGATTGGGAAGAAAGAAAAACGAAAGAGTTAATGGACAAATACCGTTAAAATGGACATCGTAACCAATATCATCACCTTTCTTTGGGGACTTTCGGAAGTATTTCTGCTCCTCAAAATGAGATCGGGTGACGCGGACGAAAAAGGGAAAGATAAGAGAACGCTTTCCTATTTATGGCTCGTTATCGGCTTCAGTATTTTTTTCGGAATCTTTACTGCAAAATCTTCCAGCTTTCCTTTCTATACGGGAAATTTTCTGAAAATACTAGGTTTAGTTTTGCTTATCTCCGGCGTAGTTCTCCGGCTGCTGGTCGTTTACAACCTGGGAAAATATTTTACGGTGGATGTCACCATCAAAAAAGATCATCAGTTAAAAACCGACGGATTTTACAAGTATGTGCGACATCCGTCGTACGCCTTTTCGTTGCTGACGTTTGTCGGCCTGGCGCTGGTGCTGAACAACTATATATCTGCCGCGATGCTGCTGGTGCCTGTATTTTTCATGTTTATTTACCGCATTACAGTTGAAGAGAAAGCCTTAAAGGAAAAGTTCGGCGCAGCATACACGGATTACATGAAAAAAACGAAACGTCTTCTGCCTTTTATTTATTAATTTTAGAACATGATAAAAACCCTCATCATCGAAGATGAAAAACCCGCCGCCCGGAAACTCGAGCGCCTAATAAGCTTATTTCCTGATTTAGAATTGGTTGCAACACTAAATTCTGTGGAAGAAGGCGTGGACTGGTTTCAAAATAATCCGCATCCGGATTTGATATTTTCCGATATTGTTTTGGGCGATGGTTTGTCCTTCGACATTTTCGAAAAAATTCCGACGAAAAGCTTCATGATCTACACAACGGCGTTTGATCAGTATACTTTAAAGGCTTTTAAACTTAATTCCATCGATTATCTTTTGAAACCGATTATGGAAGAAGATCTGGAAAAAGCCATCAATAAATTTAAAAGTTTCCTGCCCTCGGATTCCGCTTACAATACCATGGAAATCAAATCGTTAATTAAAGAAGAGAAACAGAAGTTATCGCGGATTCTGGTTAAGATCGGCTATAATCTAAAAATCGTTCAAACCGCGGAGGTTTCCTGTTTTTACAGCGAAAGCAAAATCGTTTATCTGCAGACAAAAGAAAGAAATTATCCGACCGATTTTACGTTGGATGAACTTCAGGAAGTTTTAGATGAGAAAACATTTTTCCGCGTGAACCGGCAGTTTATGATCAATTCAAATTTCATCCGGAACATCCACACTTCGCCGTATTATAAAGTGGAGATGGAATTTCAGCCGGAAGAAGAAATCACGGTGAGCCGCGATCGCGTGAAGGATTTTAAGGAGTGGTTGTCCAGATAGAAGCTAAAATACTGTGGAGGTTTAGGACAAGATAATGCGATGTTCCTACAGCTCAAATTCTGCCTGCCAATATTCAAAAGTCTTTTTTTCTCCTGTATCTAAAGTAAAATCAAATGAGGTTTTAATGGTTTCGGTAATTGAAAACTCAACTTCCTTTTTGAATAAACCGCCGGCATAACATAAAGTATGATACTCGCCGTTTTCTCCGCAGAGATCGATGTTCTCCGGAAATGAGTCGATCAAATTTTGGTCTAAATCTTTTCCAATATAAGTTTCGTCTAATAGATCGGCTTGCGTAACGATGATTTTTGACTTGATTCCTGATCGTAAAAATTCTTCAATAACTTCCTGAGAGGTTTTTTCCCCAAGCGGTTCCACCACTTCAATTCCCAAAGGCTGAAGTTTGCTTTCCCGATACGCTTTTACGTCGGATAAAAAGATATCGCCAAAGATAAAATGCTTAACGCCTTGTTCTTTAAAATGATTGACTGCTTCAGCCATTTTCTCCTCGTAATTTTTTAACATCGTAGAAGAGGCGACCGCGTATAAAGGGATGCCAATACTTTCAGCCTGTCTTTCTAAAATTTCTAAAGGAATAGAATGCATCGAAGATTTCGAGGTTTCTTCTCTCATATTGGTCAAAAGTGCAATGACCTCAAATTCTTTTTCGTCCAGAACTTTCTGGAGGGCTAAAGCGGAATCTTTCCCGCCGCTCCAGTTGAATACTGCTTTTTTCATTGAGGATTTGAATTTGGAAGATGTCCGGTTCCACCGGCTACGATAATTGTTTTATTGGGCATTTCTAAATTTTAAAAGCTCTAATGATTTGACTATGGTTAAATGCAAAATCTACTGTTAATCGTTTGCCTATTTTTAAGAAAAAAAGACGTAATTATCAAGTTTGAAAAACTTTCGGTAGTTTCAAAATGATAATTAATTATTTATTCACACTGCTGAAAAAATATTTTTTATTTCGTTCCTTTTTCAAAATCTACTTTTATTATTTCAAAAATTATTAGTGCAACCCAATTTAATCCGTGATTAATAATTGGTTTGAAAAAATAATCTGGAAATAGGATTTCAGTTGAGCTTAAATTATTTTGCCAAGTACCTTTTGTTAAATGGAAAAATCTATTTCTTATAATTATAATAAAATCATAAAATCCAATAAAAGACAATTTGATTTCTTGGTTCAATGTTTCTCCTTTTAAACCTTTACCATCCATTGGTTTTTCCTTTATTTTTTCTAAATATAACTTGTAATATGCTTCTCTTAAATCTGTTCTGTCAATAGTATTAAAATCTATATCAATAGTCGATTTAAAAAAATCTTCATCTTTAAATGTTTCAGATATAAAACGTTTAAAAAATGCTAATTCCCCATCTTGTTCATTATTAAAAAAAGATTGTAATTGCTTATAGGTTTTGTCATAGTTTCTCTGTTTAGAAACATAAATTAGTGGTACCGAATAAGATATTCCTTCAAAAATCCTATATAAATAGAAGAAAGCTTCTAAATGATTATTCTTATTCACGGCAATAAGACACTTTATTATTTCCGGCTCAATTGAACTGTAGAATTTTGAATTGAACCTCGAACGCTTAAAATATATATCAAGGTCTTTCAATTTAACTTCATCTGGGAAATTATTTAGAACAACAGATTGATTTATTGTTTCATTTGTTGAAAAGGGGAAATTAGAATAATTCTGCCGGAATTTATAAATCTTATTATCGTATGTATCAGTACAATTAATCGTCCCAGAGATTAATCGAAAAATATTCAAAATTTTGTTTGAACTGTCAATTCTTAAATTCAAATTTTTAGAAGAAGCTTTAAAAATTGGATCTTCGTAGATGTATCGATTAATCATTTGTTAATTCGCTGAAATATTCTAATAATTCTAAACTTTCAAAATCCTTAAGTTTAGCGAAATTTTTGAAATAATCATATGAAAGTTCTCGTCTTAGTTTACCCAACTTGATTTTTGAAGGATTAAAGTCAGAAAATGCCTGGTCGAAAGTTATAACTGCATGTTCAAATTCTTCAACACTCAAATCTATAATATCTTTCACGGAAGATTTCATTCCAACCGCAAAACCAACTAAATTGTTAGCTTGCTTTAACCATTTCAAGGAAATAGCGCTTTTTTGAAATTTAGCAACAGATTTAATTACATTTTCAAAAGTAGAGTCTTTGTCAAATTTCTCAGCAGAAACGATTTTGCTAACTATCAATTCGTCCATTTTGTCTTGGATGATCTTTTTGTTATCAACCATAGGACTATTGGCCATATACGCCAAATAAGCTTGTACTAAATCTGATTTATTAAAAGAATTCATTTTGATCTTAATAGCTCTTTCCTTCTCTGTTTGTACTTCTAGACCCAGTTCTTTAAAGTCAAATACATTAGACATCATAACTTCTACTTGATGTCTAGGCGTCATTGGTTTTTGGCCATTATTTAAAGTTATCATTCTGTACAGCAATTTATCTACAGAATCACTATAAATAATGTTCAAATAAAGTTTTTTATCTAAATTGATGTCTTTTGAATTACTTACTCTTGCAAGTGTATTTAATCTCTGAATGCCATCTAAAACGAAAGACTTTTGATAATTGTTATCAAAAAACGTTAAGATATCTTCTTTATTTGACTTAGCGGTTATTGTTTTATTTACAAACGCAATTGTTATTGATGGCATTATACAACCATCTACAATATCTCGCTCTAATTTTTCGTAAAACTTTTTATCCTGTAATTTTCTTTGGAATTCAGTTTTACTTATTAATGGAATCAATTTTTCGATTGCTTCGCCATATGTTATCGAACCACTAACTACAATTGCATCAATTACTTTGTCAGAATCAATGTCGTA encodes:
- a CDS encoding carboxy terminal-processing peptidase, with translation MFKKLKLNTLLLFIPLTSLVFCFNSPKNDDDKMSTIMVSVKNTLSYLHYSPKTINDAYSEDVYKHYFEMVDASKRYFLQSDMDEFAKHETKLDDYLNQGDLTFYKLTVDRLYQRVDEIDKITQDILSKPINLNEEETLILEPKVKKNAKNQAELAAEWKKYIKYNILQEMESLTAKEEMQKEKKDSVQKFNLKDTIKLEILTPEQKRIKATSEVKDLVTDTFRRFKKRNKMDWFTVYMNAYTEVFDPHTNYYSPKNKEDFDTQFTGKVIGIGAIIQEKKGFLYLGALSLGAPAWKSKQLSEGDKILKVKSKPGEDAVNVVGMLSDEAVRLIRGEKGTKVTLTVEKKDKTIKEVTMVREEVAIEDTFARSIIVNSADGKKYGLINLPSFNADFADAKGRNASDDVKNEIIKLKTQNVEGIILDLRNNGGGSLTEVGDIMGLFMNAGPYVQVKDGNGKIQTLKNKTNAPLWTGPVVIMQNELSASASEILAGAMQDYGRAVIIGSPQSFGKGTVQTFVDLNRFLNTNDDFGSLKLTIQKFYRITGESTQRKGIESDIKMKDFFTYAEIGERYDDYALAWDKIPAVAFQPVNYFSVQALQKGIESRLANNKNYQLMQESAEWKENLDKEETISLNQEKFNEVMKARKAQIEKFKALEKFNNGLKFTLNTDEVAREKNDEAFTKKTQNWTKNLQRDLYLQEAVTVAAEMK
- a CDS encoding 2TM domain-containing protein is translated as METYNFTQEEKYAAAQKRVKYIKGFYVHATIYLAVNLIIIAGNSIDNADSLLMLNPYMTAVFWGIGLFAHGLSVFGKNLLFGPDWEEKEIQKILRK
- a CDS encoding 2TM domain-containing protein: MDFKDFRKRLPTMLGISFATGVFFFTFFTEDQSFKNLLISFAVSFLYSFVFVFGNYYTNGYLNSKYSWIDDTRTRMILGVVATLFVNVFLVFVCNYINFIVLQKNDPAQFFSGSMGFVNWLIINVALLISAIMHAKGFVEEWKKATNREVVEQKLIAKSANAQFESLKNQLDPHFLFNSLNVLSSLIDENPTQAQRFTASMSKIYRYVLEQKDKELVTVEEEIEFAKIYCDLLKTRFEDSVSFEFKVNESDLKFFVVPLALQLLLENCIKHNFATSSKPLNIKIYSENGYLFIENNLQHREQVKESAGIGLSNIVQRYSILTKQNVFIEKSSDFFRVKIPILTQKTSAMTTQPSQESVAYQRASKRVKELKGFYGNLTSYCLVIPFLIFVNLWTAPQYHWFWWPILGWGIGLASHALQVFGIGRNWEEKQIRKILDKENSKP
- a CDS encoding 2TM domain-containing protein, with amino-acid sequence MENFNENDLKYLKAKERVKKIKGFYIHATVFVMVNLFIIAGNVQSGETLSNMDNYWTAIFWGAGLLVHAATVFLPDAYLGKDWEERKTKELMDKYR
- a CDS encoding isoprenylcysteine carboxylmethyltransferase family protein; protein product: MDIVTNIITFLWGLSEVFLLLKMRSGDADEKGKDKRTLSYLWLVIGFSIFFGIFTAKSSSFPFYTGNFLKILGLVLLISGVVLRLLVVYNLGKYFTVDVTIKKDHQLKTDGFYKYVRHPSYAFSLLTFVGLALVLNNYISAAMLLVPVFFMFIYRITVEEKALKEKFGAAYTDYMKKTKRLLPFIY
- a CDS encoding LytTR family DNA-binding domain-containing protein; protein product: MIKTLIIEDEKPAARKLERLISLFPDLELVATLNSVEEGVDWFQNNPHPDLIFSDIVLGDGLSFDIFEKIPTKSFMIYTTAFDQYTLKAFKLNSIDYLLKPIMEEDLEKAINKFKSFLPSDSAYNTMEIKSLIKEEKQKLSRILVKIGYNLKIVQTAEVSCFYSESKIVYLQTKERNYPTDFTLDELQEVLDEKTFFRVNRQFMINSNFIRNIHTSPYYKVEMEFQPEEEITVSRDRVKDFKEWLSR
- a CDS encoding diphthine--ammonia ligase, with product MKKAVFNWSGGKDSALALQKVLDEKEFEVIALLTNMREETSKSSMHSIPLEILERQAESIGIPLYAVASSTMLKNYEEKMAEAVNHFKEQGVKHFIFGDIFLSDVKAYRESKLQPLGIEVVEPLGEKTSQEVIEEFLRSGIKSKIIVTQADLLDETYIGKDLDQNLIDSFPENIDLCGENGEYHTLCYAGGLFKKEVEFSITETIKTSFDFTLDTGEKKTFEYWQAEFEL